Genomic window (Arcobacter sp. F2176):
TGATTCTTGATAAACCGTATTTAAACTAGCAGCTGTTGATATATCATGATTTGCTACAAACAGTCCATCATCTGCACTTCCATCTTCATGTCCATATTCCATTGCAACTAATAAAGAAGTATTATCACTAGCATTCCATAACAAACTTGGATAGATATAAAGATTTTTAAAATCAACATTATCTCTATATGAATTTAATTTTTCCCCAACCGCAATAAATCTATAAAATAAATTTTCAGTAATAGGTCCCGTTGTATCTAGTGTAGTAGTTATACCATTATCACTTCCAAATTTAGAAACTCCATTTGACATGTATGTTTGAAGGGATGTTTCTAAAGTAGTTTTTTGCTCTGACTGGGGTCGTTTGCTTACTATATTAACCAATCCTCCTGGTGTCATTGAACCATATAATACTGCTGCTGGACCTTTTACTACTTCTATTCTCTCAACATTTGCAGTTGAAGGTGAGCCCATTCTACTTATAAGTCCTGACATACCATTTACTTTGATATTTTCTAAAGAAAGATCAAATCCACGTATCATTATGGCATCTGCATTCTTTCCAACTTTTGTTACTCCTGTTGTATAATCAAAGGTATCTTCTATTCTTTGAGCTTGCAAATCATCTATTAAAGTTCCCTTTGTCACAGAGACTGTGTAAGGTGTTTTTTTGTCACTTGACTCACCTTTCATACTTGAAGAAGAGTTCTGTTCAAAATATGACTCTTGAGCTCCTTGTACTACAACTGTGTCTAATTGATCTGCAAAAGTTAATCCTTGAGAAACAACTAAAGACATTGCAATAACTAATCTTTTTTTCATAATATCCCTTTTAATTTTTAATAAGAGAATAAATATATTCACTAAAGTGGGGAATTGTAAGAAAATTAATATTAATAGTTTATTAATATAGATTATCATTATTGTTATTTATATATAAGTAACTAGAAAGTGTTTTTTAAGTAGCTAACTTAAAAGCCAAGATAGCTTTTAAGTCTCATTTTTATTTTTTGAATAATTGGTAAATTGATGAAAAATCTTCATCACCCTTACCTAACATCTTCATTTTTGAGAATAACTCTTTAGGAATAGCTGCACTATATAGTGGTTGATTTAAACTAAAGGCTAAATTTTGAAGTAGATGTAAGTCTTTATTTATTGCACTATTAGAAAAATGTGGTGAAAAGTCTTCATCAATTAGTTTTTGTGTTTTTGCTTTTAGCACAAGTGATTGACCACCACCCACACCTAAAATTTCTAAAGCTTTAGCTTTTGGAATCTCACAACTTTCTGCTAAAGCAGTACACTCTGCAAGTGTTGCCATAAAAGAACCAAGGCATAGATTATTGATAAGTTTCATTTTAGTAGCACTTGAAGGTTTTTCTAAATAAAATATCTCTTTAGCTATTTTTTCTAATATTGGTTTTACATTTTCAAAAACTTCTTTTTTACCTGAACTTACAACTGTCAATTCACCTTTTAATGCTGGTGCAACACTACCAAAAACTGGATTTTCTAGATAGTTACCACCTAAAGTATTTACTGCTTCATAGAACTTTAAAACATCTTCATAATGATTTGTAGTCAAATCAATTATTGTCTTACCTTTTAACTCTTCACTTAAAAGTCCATCATGCATTGAAAAGATATTATTAACAGCTGGGGAATCAAACAAACACATAAAAATAGTATCACATTTAGTTAATAACTCCTTTGGTGAACTTGCAATTTCATAACCCAAATCTTTTATTTTCTCAGCATTTCTATTATAAACAATAAGTTCTTCACCAACATCACTTAGTCTTGTGGCTATTGCTTTTCCTAAGTTTCCAAGTCCTATAAATCCTATTGACATTATTTCTCCTAATTCTTTTAGGACTATTATAAGAAGATTAGATTAAAAAAAGATGATATTTTTAAATTGAGTTAAAAGAAGTTTGAAAAGATGAGTTGCCTCATCTTCTCTTTTATTTTAAGTCAGCTAAGATTTTAGCTTTTAGTTTTGGAATTGTAAATCCAAATTGTTCAAATAATTCATTTGCAGGGCCAGATGCACCAAAAGTATCCATACCGTAAACCACATCGGCAAATTTATAGTACTCTAAACCTCTAGCAGCCTCAACTGCAAATACTTTTGTATTTGGATCAATGATTGTATCAATATATGTTTTATCTTGCTCTACTAATAAATCATAACAAGGAACAGAAACAACATTTGCAATCACACCCTCTTCTTCAAGTGCACATCCAGTTTGTAATGCAAGCATCAATTCACTTCCAGATGCCATAATTGTAATAGTTGCATTTTCTCTTTTTTTAACTAAATATCCACCATTTGCAACTTCACCATAAGCTCTATCATCTTTTAGTACTTTTAATCCTTGTCTTGAACAAACAAAAGCAGAAGGTGCATTTAGTTTTAATGCTACTTTCCAAGAAGCAATATTTTCAGTAGCATCTGCTGGTCTAAATACATAAAAGTTTGGTAATGCTCTAAATTGAGTTAAATGTTCAATTGGTTGGTGAGTTGGTCCATCTTCTCCCACACCAATAGAATCATGAGTCCAAACAAAATGTTGTGGAATAGAAGCCAGTGCTGCAATTCTAGCTGCTGGTTTTAAATAATCACTAAAGACAAAGAATGTAGCAGAGAATACTCTAAATAATCCATATAAATTCATAGCATTACAAATAGATGCCATAGCGTGTTCTTTAATACCAAAGTGGATATTTTTACCAGTTGGAAAATCTCCCGCACCTTTTAATTCTGTTTTATTAGATGGTGCTAAATCTGCACTTCCACCTATAAATCCAGGAATAGCTTGTGAAATAGCATTTAAAATTTTATGATTTGAATCTCTTGTAGCAACACTTGTATCTGCTTCAAATTCAGGATATTCAATAGAATCAAAATCAGGCTTTTGTAACATCTCAATTTTCTCTTTTGATTGAGCACTTAAAGAATCATTCCAAGCTTTTTCAATCAATGACCCAGTTGTAGTTTTATCAAATGCAGCTTTTACTTCATCAGATACAAAAAATGAATCTTCTGGATTAAATCCAGCTTTTACTTTAGAAGCAGCGATTTCATCAGCACCTAAAGGAGCACCATGGGTATGGTGACTTCCTTCCATAGTAGCAGCACCTTTCCCAATAGCAGTTTTTGCTATGATAAGTACTGGTTTTGTAGCAGTTTTAGTTTTTACAATAGCATCATCAATTTGAGTGAAATCATGACCATCTATTTCTAATACTTCAAAGTCAATAGCTTCAAATCTTTTTTTAACATCTTCACTCCAAGCAATAGAAGTATCACCTTCAATTGTAATTGAGTTTGAATCATAAATAATAACTA
Coding sequences:
- a CDS encoding NAD(P)-dependent oxidoreductase, with amino-acid sequence MSIGFIGLGNLGKAIATRLSDVGEELIVYNRNAEKIKDLGYEIASSPKELLTKCDTIFMCLFDSPAVNNIFSMHDGLLSEELKGKTIIDLTTNHYEDVLKFYEAVNTLGGNYLENPVFGSVAPALKGELTVVSSGKKEVFENVKPILEKIAKEIFYLEKPSSATKMKLINNLCLGSFMATLAECTALAESCEIPKAKALEILGVGGGQSLVLKAKTQKLIDEDFSPHFSNSAINKDLHLLQNLAFSLNQPLYSAAIPKELFSKMKMLGKGDEDFSSIYQLFKK